The Prosthecobacter sp. SYSU 5D2 nucleotide sequence CGGTAGTGCTCCTGCATGAGGTGCAGCAGGGGCAGCACGGCGCTGCGTTTGGACACGGGGTAATGCGTGATCACCTCGTCCATCTTGCTTTCCAACTCGGCGGGGACTGCGAATGCCATCTTGAGATTTTTCAGGGATAAAGGGTTGCTACGGTCAGCGTGGCGGCTCGGCTCAGCGGTCGCATTCGCCCATCACAAAGTCCAGGCTGCCCAGCACGGACGGAATGTCGCTGAGCATGTGGCCGGGCATGATCTTGGAAAGGATGCTCAGATTGATGAACGAAGGACTGCGGATCTTCAGACGGTACGGAACGCCGCCGCCTTTGCTGTGGATGTAGAAACCCAGCTCACCCTTCGGGTTCTCCGCACCAAAATACACCTCGCCCGCCGGCGCATCAATGCCCTGGGTGGCGATGATGAAATGGTGGATCAGCTCCTCCATCTTCATCAGCACGCGGTCCTTGTTCGGCAGCAGGTTTTTAGCATCCGCCACATTGATCGGCCCGCTGGGCAGTTTTTCGATCACCTGCCGCAGAATGCGCACGCTCTGGCGCATCTCTTCCATGCGCACCAGGTAGCGGTCATAGCAGTCGCCCTTGGTCCCGATGGGAATGTCGAAATCGTACTTCTCGTAGTCGAGATAAGGGTTGGTCTTCCGCAGGTCATGCTCCACGCCGGAACCGCGCAGGTTCGGCCCGGAAAGGCCATAGGCGATCGCGTCTTCCTTCGTGATGACACCGATGTCCTGCGTGCGGGCGATGAAGATGGCATTGCGGGTCAGCAGCTTGTCCACCTCATCAATGATCGGCTCCACCTCGTTGAGGAACTTCAGCACCGCATCCGTGAAGCCCGGAGGCAGGTCGCGGATCTGGCCGCCCACACGAGTATAGCTGGTGGTAAAACGGGCGCCGGTGAGCTGCTCACAGAGGTTATAAATCTTCTCGCGCTCCGTAAAAGTATAGAGGAAGACCGTCATCGCCCCCACATCCATGGCGAAGACGCCGACGCCCAGCAGATGGGCGGAAATACGCGCCAGCTCACAGCAAATGACGCGGATGGCACGGCCACGCTCCGGCACTTCCCAGCCCATCAGCTTTTCCACCGCCAGGGAATAAGCCACATTGTTGGCCAGGGGGGCCAGGTAGTCCAGCCGGTCCGTATAAGGCACGAACTGGTTGTAGTGCATGTTCTCCGCGATTTTCTCATCCCCCCGGTGCAGGTAGCCGACGTCCGGCTCCGCTTTGGTGATGATTTCGCCGTCGAGCTCCAGGATCATCCGGAGCACGCCATGCGTGGCCGGATGGGAAGGTCCCATGTTCAGGACCAGTTTCTCGCCCACGATATCGCTGGTCGTCTCTTCGAGGCTCTCCAGGTGCATCGCAGCCTTGGCGGCGGTGTCCGGGGTCTCGTATTCACGGGTAACGGCAGGCATAATAGGGTGAAGGTGACTATTCTACGCCCCCCAAAGAGCGGCAAGGCGAATTTGTGAAAAATTTCACAAGCTCAACGCCATGCGGCTTCTCCAGGACGCATGGATCCGCAAAATAAGGCAGACCCACCTTATTTCCTTGCCAATTTCTGCCGTTTTTCATTTAGAATAATTCTTAATGAACAGGTCTTGCTTTAAATTTCTGGCACTTATTTTTATCCTGCTGGGCACCACCAACAGTCTGGCCAACACCTGGTGGCCGCAGGCGTCAGGCGGAGAGGGCCGAATCATTGACGCTATTTGGTTTGCTGATTCAAATAATGGCTGGGCAGTCGGATTTGATGGCCTCATTTACCGAACTAAAGACGGAGGCAAATCCTGGAAGTTTGAGATTTCCGGCACCCATACCCGGCTTCAGGGTGTAGGCGGAGTGGACATCAACAATGTGTGGGCGGTTGGGGATAATGGTTTCATCTTGAACTGGAACGGCAGTGCCTGGAGCAAACAGGCATCAGGAACAACCAATTCTATTTTCGCTGTTTGGGGTAGCGATATTAATAACGTGTGGGCCGTGGGTGCCGGGGGAATTATGCGGAAATGGAATGGCAGTGCGTGGATCAGTCAGGTTTCAGGAAGCTCTCGGACGCTGGTTAACATCAAAGGTCTGGATAAGGACAATGTCTGGGCCATGGGATTGAGCGGAACCATTCTCAAATGGAACGGTCTGGTTTGGAGTCCTCAAGAGTCGGATACCACGGACTCCATTTCTGACATGTGGATCATTGATGCCTCCAATGCCTGGGCCGTCGGCTCAAATGGAAATTTACTCTATTGGAACGGAACCCAGTGGACGAAAAAAATGTCCCCCACCATCCAATCCTTTTCCGGGATTTGGGGAAGCAGTCCTGACAACGCCTGGGCCGTGGGCACGGCTGGAACCTTGATCAAATGGGATGGCACCAACTGGACCTTGATGGACTCTGGCACATCTATTAATTTCTTCTGCATATCAGGTATCGATACTAGCAATGTTTGGGCGGCTGGGGTTGGAGGCACCATTTTGAAATGGGATGGCAGTCAATGGAAATCTCAGATGCGCGGATTTTATGAGATTTTTTATGGCATGTGGGGTGCTGATGCGGACAATGTTTGGGCGGTAGCCAGCAGTGGCCTGATCGCGAAGTGGGACGGAACTTCATGGAAAGAATCTCCTGTTTCAGGCAATGCCTCCGGTCATTTCGATGTCTGGGGAACGGATGCCAACAATATCTGGGCCGTCGGCAAAGTCGGTCAAATTCATCGTTGGAACGGTGAAGTATGGAGCCTTGTAACTTCTGGGACGAGTGCATGGCTGCGAGGCATCTGGGGCAGCAGTGCCTCCGATTTATGGACAGTGGGTGATGCGGGCACAGTCCGACGATGGAACGGCTCTCAGTGGACGACAGGCACATCGGGCACTTCAGAAGCGCTTCAATCCATATGGGGGCACGATGCCAGCAATATTTGGGCAGTGGGGAATAACGGAACTATCCTAAAATGGGATGGCAGCACCTGGAATCCGCAAATTTCAAACACGACTCAAACGCTGCGCAAGGTCTGGGGCAAAGATGCACAAAACATATGGGCAGTAGGGGATGGAGGCACCATTTTAAGGTATGATGGAACTTCCTGGACTAACCAGGATTCTGGCACAGTGGATTATCTAAATAATGTCCGAGGCGACAATGAAAATGGACTATGGGCAGTAGGCCACAATGGAATCATCCTGAAATGGAACGGAACAGCCTGGCAGCCGGAAAATTCCAACACGGGGATTTCCATTTACGGGATGTGGGTTAATGCCGGGCAACTGTGGGTCAGTGGCACTTCGGGGTTAATGTATACCTACCGTCCTGATGATGCTGAGATGACTTTAAGGGGTAATGGCAAACAGATTGCCTTTGGTAGTGTGCAGCCAGATTCCACGAATGGGACCGAGTTTGGCAGTCTCGAGCGAGACGGCAACTCCAATCAAGATTTTATGATCCGCAACGAGGGCGCGTCAGACCTTGAGCTCATGGCCACCGCTCCCAATTTTGTCACCCTAAATGGCAGCAGCGCTTTTTCTATTACGACTCAGCCAAGTTCAGGAACCCTCGTGGCCGGTGGCGGAATCCAGACCTTTTCCATCCTTTTCAATCCTGCTTCCGGTGGTGTTCATACCGCCACGGTCAGCATACCCAGCAATGACTCCGACGAGAATCCATATACCTTCCTTATCCAGGGAACTTGCCTCGTGCCTGAAATGACCGTGACGGGCAACGAGGTCCCCATTGTGAGTGGGGACTCTTCTCCTGGGCTGCATGATCATAGGGATTTCGGAGGGGCCAGCGTGAGCTTTGCCACCATCACCCGGAGTTTTGTCATTTCGAATTCAGGCGACGCTCCGCTCAGTCTGACGGACTCGCCACAGGTCGCCTTAGCAGGTGCCCATGCTTCTGAATTTACACTCAGCACATCGCCCCGCTCATTGATAGAACCGGGCTCATCAACAACCTTTTCCATTACCTTTCAACCTGCAGCGACTGGCCTGCGCACAGCCACCGTCAGCATCGCAAGTGACGATCCCGGCCAGTCTCCTTTCACCTTCGCCATCCAGGGCACAGGCCTCGAAGGCACAGGCACGGGCAGCGATACCAAAAAGCCCACGCTCAAGCTGTCCTCACCTGCAAAAAACGGCATTCTGAGTTCGGCCTTGCCGTTCATGGTGACCGGCACTGCCGGGGACAGCACCGGCCTGCACCGGGTGGAAATCATCCTCAATGAGGACTCCCCTGTCCTGGCCACTCTTGGGGAAAGCACCAAACCCACCAGCGTCCCCTTTTCCGCCGCCATCCTGCCCACAGCAGGCAGCACCAATACCGTCACCGTCACCGCCTATGACCTCAATGGCAACAGTACATCGCTGACCCGCACCTTCATGTTTGAAAGACGTTATCTGCTGACGGTTGCCCGCTCCGTCCCGGACGCCTTCATCACCAATCCCGACCAGGCGGGCACAGTAAAATTGACAGCTTCCCCGAAATCCGCCGCCACGGCCCTGACCAAAGGACCGTCGCCCCAGACCATCATGCTGCTTCCGGGCGCGCTGGTCACCCTATCTGCCACGGCAAAAAAAGGACAGGTCTTCAGCCATTGGAACGGCCTGCCCGCAGGCACTGAAAACATGGGCAGCACGGTCACTTTCACGATGCCCGAGGCGGACGTGCCCGGCCTGTCCGCTGTCTTTATTGAAAACCCTTTCTCCATCTTTGGCACAAAGCCCGTCCTGCACGGATTGCTGCTTCCAGAGGCTGAGACGCCTTCCGGCAACAGCACAGCCGGCCTGATCACCGCCAAGCTGGTTCCAGCCAAAGGAAGCTTCAGTGGCAAGCTGTTCATGGGCGGCAAAGCCACCTCCTTCACCGCAACGCTGCAAGGCGACGGCAGCGTGTGGTTTAAGTCTGGCAAGACATCCTCCCAAACATTGACCCTTGATGACCGCTCCCTTCAACTCACCTGGGATGAAAACGGTCTGGACGCCATTGTCGCCGGAGCCAATGGGGCTGTCAGCGAAGGACGCATCCGACCTGCTCTCTACAGCAGCAGCACCCCGGCACCCGCCGCCCTGCTAAACCGTAACGGCAAGACTGGTTTCTTCACCCTCAGCCTGCGGGCTATGGCCCAGACTCCCGCCAAAGATCTCACCACCTATCCCCAGGGAGCCGGGTATGCCACGGTCACGCTGGCTCGCACGGGCACTCTGAAAATGACCGGCATGCTGGCGGATGGTACCAAGATCACCGCAAGCAGCGCGCTTGTTGCCGGAGATACCAGCCCTCTCTTCGTCCAGTTGGCCACCCCGGGAGGCAAGGCCAAAGATGGCAGCTGGTTGTCCTCCCTGGTTTTCGACACCACGGAGGCCGATAGCGACGTCACAGGTGCAGACACCCGCTGGTTCCGCCCCGCTGTCAGCGAGACCGGCAAACCAGTGACCCAACTCTACACCGCAGGCTGGCCAGAAGGCATCACCTTAGATGCAGTGGGCGCGCTGTATGACAGCAGCCTCAGCGTCCAGGCAGCCCTGAACCTGCCTGCTCCAGATCCCGTGACTGGCAATACCCGTTTGGTTTTCGCCATGGGACGGCTGCCCGGACCGGATCCTGTGGAGGTTTCCAACCTCAACATTACCGCAAGCAAGGTGACTAAATTGCCCGCCAAGGACAAGAGCTTCACGCTCACCCTCACCCCCAAAACAGGTCTCTTTAAAGGGGCATTCACCCCCGACTGGACTTCCCCAGACACCAAGCTACCGGCTTTTCAGGGCATCCTCCTGCAAAAGGGTATGAACAAGGGTGGAAACGGCTTCTTCCTGAGCAACCGCCTTCTGGACAAAGATCCCGAAAGCGGAAGCGCCCACCTTCGTCGGCCGGCTGTGGATGAGTAGCGGCGCCACTGCGTGACGTTTTGCACCCAAGGATGACCTACCGCCCCCGCCATGCAGGCTGTCGGCCAAATCCATCCATCCCATTCCCTCCAAATCGCTGCCTCCTCTGCCTCCTCTGCCTCTCCGCACCTCTGCGCCGCCCTACCCATTCGATGATAGCCGTGGACATTCCCTTGGGCCAATCGCGGACACTCCCCAAAAAAACAAAACGCTGACAGGAGGCCTGTCAGCGTTTCGGAATCGGGGATGGTGAGCCTTATCAGGAGGGCTCAGAAGGGGCCGTTGGGGTGGGAGGAGCGGGCTCAGCAGGAGCAGGCACTGGGGCTGGCATCGGCGTAGGCACTGGGGCGGCGGGTTCCGGCGGCGCAGGCTTCACGTCCACCTTTGGGGCAGTGGGCGGGGCAGGCGCAGGCACGGGTGCTGGCACTGCTGGTGCAGGCGGAACAGGGGCCGGTGCTGGAGCAGACTCCACCTTCGGGGCTTCCGGAGCCGCAGGCACAGGAGGCGTTGCTGGAGCAGGAACTTCTTTAGGGGTCGCTGGAGCGGTCGGGACCACCGGCTGGGTCATGGCGGGCGCAGCAGAGGGCTCCACAGCCGGTGTGACCACGGAGGGAGCCTCTGTCTGGGGCGCTGCGGGTGCAGGGGTCGGAGGGGTCAGGGCCGCAGGGGCGGGGCTCACTTGCATCTGCGGGGCAGAGCCTTCCGGAGCCAGGGTGGGGCTGAGCGTCGGCGCACCCAGCTGGAAATTCGGCGCTCCAGGGACCGGAGCAGCGGGCGTTTCCACCTTGGGCTTCGGCGGGCCGTCCACTTCTTTGGCCGGCAGCTTGGCGGAGATCCACTTCAGGCGGCCTTCGCTCTGGTCAATGAAAGCGGAGTCGGCATTGGTGAATTTGGCAGGCACGGATTCATAGGCGGCCTTGGCCTCTTCTTCCTTGCCTGCGGCCCACAGCAGATCACCCAGGCGGATCTGGGCCAGGGCGGCCACGTCGCTGGTGGCATGCTTGGAGATGACTTCCTCAAACAGCGGCTGGGCCTGGGCGCTTTCCCCCATGGATTCTAGCTTGGTGGCCAGCGCCAGGGTGGTTTCCGGCAGCAGAGGATGGTCCTGATGCTTGGTGGTGAATTCACGCAGCGCCTCCACTGAGGAGTCCTTTTTGTTCTGCGACCACAGCAGGTCGGCCTTCAGCAACAGTGCATTCCCCGCAGCCAGAGTTCCGGGGTATTCGCTGACGACGAGGTCGCAGTCTTCCACCGTTTTGGCAGCGGCAAAGGCGGCTCCGGCAGCGGCGGCGTTTTCCTTCGCAGTGTAGCTGATGACGCCATAAATGACGGCACCCACAGCGATGGCGGCAAAGAGCAGGACCAGTTTCTTGAAGTGGGCTTCAAGAAACTCTTCCATCGGGCTGGAGAGTTCAATCGGTGCCGGGGGCACCGGGGCGGGGACAGGGGGAGTCGCTTTGGACATGGGCCGGGTTTTTTAAGGGGAAAATGGGATTAGGCACCCACCTGGGCGCGGGCTTCATCCGCCAGGGCGGTGGAGAGATAACGCTCGCCAGTGGAGCAGGCGATGGTGACGATGAGCTTGCCGGCGTTTTCGGGGCGCTTGGCGACCTCGATGGCGGCCACGACGTTGGCACCGGTGCTGATGCCGACGAGCATGCCTTCCTCCTTAGCCAGGCGGCGGGCCATGGCAAAGGCGTCATCATTGCTGACCTTGATGCACTCAACGATCTGCGCATTCCCGGCGCTGTCTTTCAGGTGCAGGTTCTTCGGCACAAAGCCGGCCCCGGTGCCCTGGATCTTGTGCGGCCCTGGCTGCACGGGTTCGCCCGCCAGCGTCTGGCTGATTACGGGAGAGGCCTCCGGCTCCACGGCGATGGCCTGGAAGCTGGGCTTGCGCGGTTTGATCACCTCGCAGGTGCCGGTGATGGTGCCGCCGGTGCCGACAGCAGCCACCAGGATGTCCACTTTCCCATCCGTATCTTCCCAGATTTCCTCGGCGGTCGTCTTCATGTGGATGGCCGGATTGGCCGGGTTTTCAAACTGCTGAGGGATCCAGGCGTTTGGCGTTTCTTTGAGAAGCTCCTCCGCCTTGGCGATGGCGCCCTTCATGCCCTGGGGGCCGGGGGTCAGCACAAGCTGTGCGCCCAAAAGCGCCAGCAGGGTGCGGCGCTCCATGCTCATCGTCTCAGGCATGGTCAGGATGAGCTTGTAGCCCTTGGCCGCTGCCACAAACGCCAGCGCGATGCCGGTGTTGCCGCTGGTCGGCTCGATGATGATGGTGTCCTTCGTCAGGATGCCGCGCGCCTCGGCGTCTTCGATCATCGCCATGCCGATACGGTCCTTGACGCTGCCCAGGGGATTGAAGAACTCGCACTTGAGCGCGATGGTGGCGTTCAGACCGGCCGTC carries:
- a CDS encoding tetratricopeptide repeat protein — protein: MSKATPPVPAPVPPAPIELSSPMEEFLEAHFKKLVLLFAAIAVGAVIYGVISYTAKENAAAAGAAFAAAKTVEDCDLVVSEYPGTLAAGNALLLKADLLWSQNKKDSSVEALREFTTKHQDHPLLPETTLALATKLESMGESAQAQPLFEEVISKHATSDVAALAQIRLGDLLWAAGKEEEAKAAYESVPAKFTNADSAFIDQSEGRLKWISAKLPAKEVDGPPKPKVETPAAPVPGAPNFQLGAPTLSPTLAPEGSAPQMQVSPAPAALTPPTPAPAAPQTEAPSVVTPAVEPSAAPAMTQPVVPTAPATPKEVPAPATPPVPAAPEAPKVESAPAPAPVPPAPAVPAPVPAPAPPTAPKVDVKPAPPEPAAPVPTPMPAPVPAPAEPAPPTPTAPSEPS
- the cysK gene encoding cysteine synthase A, translated to MGHIYNNIVETVGKTPLVKLNKVTAGLNATIALKCEFFNPLGSVKDRIGMAMIEDAEARGILTKDTIIIEPTSGNTGIALAFVAAAKGYKLILTMPETMSMERRTLLALLGAQLVLTPGPQGMKGAIAKAEELLKETPNAWIPQQFENPANPAIHMKTTAEEIWEDTDGKVDILVAAVGTGGTITGTCEVIKPRKPSFQAIAVEPEASPVISQTLAGEPVQPGPHKIQGTGAGFVPKNLHLKDSAGNAQIVECIKVSNDDAFAMARRLAKEEGMLVGISTGANVVAAIEVAKRPENAGKLIVTIACSTGERYLSTALADEARAQVGA
- the nuoD gene encoding NADH dehydrogenase (quinone) subunit D — encoded protein: MPAVTREYETPDTAAKAAMHLESLEETTSDIVGEKLVLNMGPSHPATHGVLRMILELDGEIITKAEPDVGYLHRGDEKIAENMHYNQFVPYTDRLDYLAPLANNVAYSLAVEKLMGWEVPERGRAIRVICCELARISAHLLGVGVFAMDVGAMTVFLYTFTEREKIYNLCEQLTGARFTTSYTRVGGQIRDLPPGFTDAVLKFLNEVEPIIDEVDKLLTRNAIFIARTQDIGVITKEDAIAYGLSGPNLRGSGVEHDLRKTNPYLDYEKYDFDIPIGTKGDCYDRYLVRMEEMRQSVRILRQVIEKLPSGPINVADAKNLLPNKDRVLMKMEELIHHFIIATQGIDAPAGEVYFGAENPKGELGFYIHSKGGGVPYRLKIRSPSFINLSILSKIMPGHMLSDIPSVLGSLDFVMGECDR
- a CDS encoding choice-of-anchor D domain-containing protein, with protein sequence MTLRGNGKQIAFGSVQPDSTNGTEFGSLERDGNSNQDFMIRNEGASDLELMATAPNFVTLNGSSAFSITTQPSSGTLVAGGGIQTFSILFNPASGGVHTATVSIPSNDSDENPYTFLIQGTCLVPEMTVTGNEVPIVSGDSSPGLHDHRDFGGASVSFATITRSFVISNSGDAPLSLTDSPQVALAGAHASEFTLSTSPRSLIEPGSSTTFSITFQPAATGLRTATVSIASDDPGQSPFTFAIQGTGLEGTGTGSDTKKPTLKLSSPAKNGILSSALPFMVTGTAGDSTGLHRVEIILNEDSPVLATLGESTKPTSVPFSAAILPTAGSTNTVTVTAYDLNGNSTSLTRTFMFERRYLLTVARSVPDAFITNPDQAGTVKLTASPKSAATALTKGPSPQTIMLLPGALVTLSATAKKGQVFSHWNGLPAGTENMGSTVTFTMPEADVPGLSAVFIENPFSIFGTKPVLHGLLLPEAETPSGNSTAGLITAKLVPAKGSFSGKLFMGGKATSFTATLQGDGSVWFKSGKTSSQTLTLDDRSLQLTWDENGLDAIVAGANGAVSEGRIRPALYSSSTPAPAALLNRNGKTGFFTLSLRAMAQTPAKDLTTYPQGAGYATVTLARTGTLKMTGMLADGTKITASSALVAGDTSPLFVQLATPGGKAKDGSWLSSLVFDTTEADSDVTGADTRWFRPAVSETGKPVTQLYTAGWPEGITLDAVGALYDSSLSVQAALNLPAPDPVTGNTRLVFAMGRLPGPDPVEVSNLNITASKVTKLPAKDKSFTLTLTPKTGLFKGAFTPDWTSPDTKLPAFQGILLQKGMNKGGNGFFLSNRLLDKDPESGSAHLRRPAVDE